In Oncorhynchus kisutch isolate 150728-3 linkage group LG5, Okis_V2, whole genome shotgun sequence, a genomic segment contains:
- the LOC109890429 gene encoding protein Shroom2 isoform X1, whose protein sequence is MDVVDYRSELRMSAREVKAFLDADRFTGVGDGIQGDVEYRFVDVLLFGGAPWGFTLRGGLEHREPLLITKVEEGSKAATVSLQVGDEIVNINTVPISGSRQEAICLVKSSHKTLALVVRRRNEPVSRPHSWHSSKFTEDHPEPTESHNEPPPVWQVKHEVSASTKDLSSCADHDSNLRQLSSQFSSVGNMERVERPSHPYPPGCLSPSRYHRSAEPLSGGGVSGGKSESAFSCLSSTSPPPEPALALTNTAATEGSVFYKGVQTQTSEVGRQGEQRHSRYLQLPQGDGGSESPRTVPEEQLGSHYSSSGSGRSHIGPVWHVPERRKVAAPPSPPPPPLRNDSFAATKVYPAYTEGPGAPPQALENSSYRARGNHISHNENGPDPRCSYNPPPHKDFFHPNIAAGAPDYNHNQLSNPNKLFSLSSQDVRQSQSPFACLPNHQRQYSDESTFYLQTRSAPHPPKPQSVGSYYHSLQELPTNRSNSRNHVRSSTTSLSTSTIDQNYDGGGHIRYYCITTKQPGQPETRVRQSKSEVWMADMELAKGSNDRGSTSSSHKTNNTTEERERRSEGQRPTEAQLRSSYSPSPPEDHKAAPLREDPWVSQENHKIFPQKTPMLHSLAQGSRSLAQEIRSPMLHSLAQESRSPMLHSLAQESRSPMLHSLAQESRSPMLHSLAQESRTPMLHSLAQESRILVEKIHSATAPPPPSNGGGDTNHAIQEALTNNTATGKLARRSDRYATTLRNEIQLKRAQLQKSRSAATLTCPSETEEPEEEADPRGWKCTSSDGSFSSSYKDHLKEAQARVLQATSFRRRDLEPPGSGSEAQLTKPNSHTVSRIGGRKRFPLNKRVHSFSEPDKINKLGVEGEGEHPVGTAQPFVDRQKIFEMAAKPAFCRPISTIHKSGQQSSSTTSSTLEHGEGKARGRAHSGESQEKHPDPLSPAGRQALLEQQRLGTFTEYQVTWNMQRKDSDTKTQGRYHSADDILDQGTEETPVSVHERSRSSPSQDFYTQKIPVPWRETVEILDHRQDQQGGSYTTRVQSESQEQPAQLHHFPQPPQQSIPRLTDTEPHSSRDVAAPAPAPLPLPHPSDHRYKCDSADPGHNLSAYPSNHTHSSVSEQPLPPPMAAPKPQNTGLIIMPQWPLLGLETPSATSSTYGLSPQEFLPGPYTHQAEPSSSSSCSSHGPELDPVPNQACSLGSTQLPSPSPGRTAGLGTEEGAADSTLEPPPSPSPHSPLFSYQPASLTVPSSGGTSSPSPQFAPQRLTDQPPVSVSVQDEAQSRPENRTNAVMEMSSVGKKVPVKIVHAESTTERESRQYLLHSERNGAPGVSEGPDFPPPLPTSLPSPEPQPYSLFRAYTPYTRHGPQSPPRDPTLPVAPEEALSPGRSQTNGPSGTAVMGPQQPQKSNSEEDVKREELARDIMDKDKSLVDILDQSKMKTTMDLMGGIFPQGEQILDGGHQRRKVSPKQCLPPRVTDDRREEGGMSAATGALVTSSTYYSTSAPKAEMLNKMKDMQEEELEEDSEDELDIDLASKKQELIDSLGKKLQVLREARENLQEDLHDNNSLGDEVEAVVQRVCKPNELDKFRMFVGDLDKVVSLLLSLSGRLARVENALNSLEEDTTPEEKRTLSEKRKLLIRQHEDAKELKENLDRRERLVYSIMAAHLSHESLADYQHFVKMKSALIIEQRKLEDKIKLGEEQLKCLLDSLLLEQRLLF, encoded by the exons GAGGAATGAACCAGTCTCCCGGCCCCATTCATGGCACTCCTCCAAGTTCACAGAAGACCACCCCGAACCCACAGAGAGTCACAACGAGCCTCCACCTGTGTGGCAGGTCAAACATGAAGTCAG TGCATCCACAAAAGACCTTTCCAGCTGCGCGGACCACGACTCGAATCTACGCCAGTTATCTAGCCAGTTCAGCTCCGTGGGGAATATGGAGAGAGTAGAGCGTCCCTCACACCCCTACCCACCAGGATGCCTCTCCCCCAGCAGGTACCACCGCAGCGCTGAGCCTCTCTCTGGGGGTGGAGTGTCTGGTGGGAAGAGCGAATCAGCTTTCAGCTGCCTGTCCTCTACCAGCCCTCCCCCGGAGCCTGCTCTGGCCCTCACCAACACTGCGGCGACTGAGGGCAGCGTGTTCTATAAGGGGGTCCAGACTCAGACCAGTGAGGTCGGAAGGCAGGGTGAGCAGCGCCACAGCCGGTACCTCCAGCTGCCCCAGGGGGACGGAGGCTCCGAGAGCCCCAGGACAGTCCCAGAGGAGCAGCTTGGCTCCCACTACTCCAGCTCAGGCTCTGGCAGATCGCACATAGGCCCTGTGTGGCACGTCccagagaggaggaaggtagcagcccccccctctcctcctcctccacccctgcGCAATGACAGCTTTGCTGCCACCAAGGTGTACCCTGCCTACACAGAGGGGCCTGGAGCTCCACCACAGGCCCTAGAGAACAGCAGCTACAGAGCCCGGGGCAACCATATCTCTCACAATGAGAATGGGCCAGACCCCAGGTGCAGTTACAACCCTCCACCTCACAAAGACTTCTTCCACCCAAACATAGCTGCAGGAGCACCTGACTACAACCACAACCAGCTCAGCAACCCAAACAAACTGTTCTCGCTGTCTAGCCAAGACGTGAGACAGAGTCAGTCTCCCTTCGCTTGCCTGCCCAACCACCAGCGGCAGTACAGCGACGAAAGCACTTTCTACCTGCAGACCAGATCCGCCCCACATCCACCGAAGCCGCAGAGCGTCGGAAGCTACTACCACAGCCTCCAGGAGCTCCCTACCAACCGGAGTAACAGTAGGAACCACGTGAGGTCCTCCACCACGTCCCTGTCCACCTCGACCATCGACCAGAACTATGACGGCGGAGGACACATCAGGTACTACTGCATCACAACCAAGCAGCCAGGCCAGCCAGAGACTCGTGTTAGACAGAGCAAATCAGAGGTCTGGATGGCTGACATGGAGCTAGCTAAGGGCTCAAACGACAGGGGCTCCACAAGTTCCTCCCACAAGACCAACAATAccactgaggagagggagaggaggagtgagggccAGAGACCTACAGAGGCCCAGCTTAGAAGCTCTTACTCTCCCAGTCCGCCCGAGGACCACAAGGCGGCACCGCTGAGAGAAGACCCGTGGGTCTCTCAGGAGAACCATAAGATCTTTCCTCAAAAGACACCCATGCTCCACAGTCTGGCTCAGGGGAGTAGAAGCCTAGCCCAGGAGATTAGGAGCCCAATGCTTCATTCTCTAGCCCAGGAGAGTAGGAGTCCAATGCTTCATTCTCTAGCCCAGGAGAGTAGGAGCCCAATGCTTCATTCTCTAGCCCAGGAGAGTAGGAGTCCAATGCTTCATTCTCTAGCCCAGGAGAGTAGGACCCCAATGCTTCATTCTCTAGCCCAGGAGAGTAGGATCCTGGTGGAGAAGATTCACTCTGCTacggcaccaccaccaccatccaacGGCGGGGGAGACACCAACCACGCCATACAGGAGGCTTTAACAAACAACACGGCAACGGGCAAACTGGCGAGACGCAGCGACCGATACGCCACCACCCTCCGCAACGAGATCCAGCTAAAGAGGGCCCAGCTGCAGAAAAGCCGGAGCGCTGCCACCCTGACCTGCCCCAGCGAGACGGAGGagccagaggaggaggcagacCCAAGGGGGTGGAAGTGCACCTCCTCCGACggctccttttcctcctcctacAAGGACCACCTCAAGGAGGCTCAGGCTAGGGTCCTCCAGGCCACGTCCTTTAGGAGGAGAGACCTAGAACCTCCCGGGTCAGGGTCGGAGGCTCAGTTAACCAAACCCAACTCACACACAGTCTCCCGCATTGGCGGCCGCAAGCGTTTCCCTCTGAACAAGAGGGTCCACTCATTCTCCGAGCCAGACAAGATCAACAAGCTGGgagtggagggtgagggagaacaTCCCGTTGGAACAGCACAGCCATTTGTAGATCGACAGAAGATCTTTGAAATGGCTGCTAAACCTGCCTTCTGCAGACCCATCTCAACCATCCACAAGTCAGGCCAGCAGAGCTCCAGCACCACCTCCAGCACTTTGGAGCACGGAGAGGGCAAGGCCAGAGGGAGAGCCCACTCAGGAGAATCTCAGGAGAAACACCCAGACCCCCTCAGCCCCGCAGGCAGACAGGCCCTACTGGAGCAGCAGAGGCTGGGGACCTTCACCGAGTACCAGGTCACCTGGAACATGCAGAGGAAGGATTCAGACACAAAGACCCAGGGGAGGTACCACTCTGCTGACGACATCCTGGACCAGGGAACAGAGGAGactcctgtctctgtccatgaGAGGTCCAGATCGTCTCCCTCACAAGACTTCTACACACAG AAGATCCCTGTGCCATGGAGAGAGACTGTTGAAATTCTGGACCATAGACAGGACCAGCAAGGAGGCAGTTACACCACCAG AGTTCAGAGCGAGAGCCAAGAGCAGCCAGCCCAGCTCCACCACTTCCCACAGCCTCCACAACAGTCTATTCCAAGACTGACCGACACAGAGCCACACAGCAGCAGAGACGTGGCCGCCCCCGCCCccgcccccctccctctccctcacccctctgaCCACAGATACAAATGTGACTCTGCGGACCCCGGCCACAACCTCTCTGCGTACCCTTCCAACCACACCCACAGCTCTGTGTCTGAGCAACCACTACCACCTCCAATGGCGGCTCCCAAGCCCCAGAATACAGGCCTCATCATCATGCCACAGTGGCCTCTCCTAGGCCTGGAAACCCCCTCAGCCACATCCTCCACCTACGGACTGTCTCCCCAGGAATTCCTGCCTGGCCCTTACACCCATCAGGCTGAACCATCATCCAGCAGCAGCTGTTCCTCCCATGGCCCAGAGCTGGATCCTGTCCCAAACCAAGCCTGCTCCTTGGGCTCCACCcagctcccctctccctcccctgggaGAACCGCTGGACTGGGCACGGAGGAGGGAGCAGCTGATTCAACACTAGAGCcgccaccctccccctctccccactctcctttATTCTCCTACCAGCCTGCCAGTCTGACGGTTCCCTCCTCAGGTGGGACTagttctccctctcctcagtttgctccacagaggctgacggaccagccccctgtctctgtgtctgtgcagGATGAAGCCCAGAGCAG GCCAGAGAACAGGACCAACGCTGTGATGGAGATGAGCAGTGTAGGGAAGAAGGTCCCTGTGAAGATCGTCCATGCTGAGAGcaccacagagagggagagccgCCAGTACCTGCTGCACAGCGAGAGAAATGGGGCCCCTGGAGTTTCAGAGGGGCCCGACTTTCCCCCGCCCTTACCGACCAGCCTGCCCTCCCCTGAGCCGCAGCCCTACTCCCTGTTCCGTGCCTATACCCCCTACACACGCCATGGGCCCCAGAGTCCCCCGAGGGACCCAACCCTCCCTGTAGCCCCAGAAGAGGCCCTGTCCCCTGGGCGGTCTCAGACCAACGGTCCCTCCGGTACCGCCGTCATGGGTCCCCAGCAGCCTCAGAAGAGTAATTCGGAGGAAGATGTGAAGAGAGAGGAGCTGGCCAGAGACATCATGGACAAGGATAAGTCCCTGGTGGACATCTTGGACCAGAGTAAGATGAAGACCACCATGGATCTGATGGGGGGGATCTTCCCCCAGGGGGAGCAGATCTTGGATGGGGGGCACCAGAGGAGGAAAGTCTCCCCCAAACAGTGTTTGCCGCCCAGGGTCACGGATGACAG gagagaggaggggggcatgTCTGCTGCCACAGGGGCCCTGGTGACCAGCTCCACCTACTACAGTACATCTGCCCCCAAGGCTGAGATGCTCAACAAGATGAAGGACATGCAGGAAGAGGAGCTGGAGGAAGACTCCGAGGACGAACTGGACATCGACCTGGCCAGCAAGAAG CAAGAGCTGATTGACAGCCTGGGTAAGAAGCTGCAGGTGCTGCGCGAGGCCAGGGAGAACCTTCAGGAGGACCTCCACGATAACAACTCTCTGGGGGACGAGGTGGAGGCCGTGGTGCAGAGGGTCTGCAAGCCCAACGAGCTGGACAAGTTCAGGATGTTCGTGGGAGATCTGGACAAGGTGGTCAGTTTGCTGCTCTCCCTGTCCGGCCGACTGGCCAGGGTGGAGAACGCGCTCAACAGTCTGGAGGAAGACACCACACCGGAAGAgaag cgCACCCTGTCAGAGAAGAGGAAGCTGTTGATCAGACAACACGAAGACGCCAAAGAGCTCAAGGAGAACCTTGACCGGCGGGAGCGCCTGGTTTACAGCATCATGGCTGCTCACCTCAGCCACGAGAGCCTGGCAGACTACCAGCACTTTGTCAAGATGAAGTCAGCCCTCATCATCGAGCAGCGCAAGCTGGAAGACAAGATCAAACTGGGAGAGGAGCAGCTGAAATGTCTGCTGGATAGTTTATTGTTGGagcagaggctgctgttctga
- the LOC109890429 gene encoding protein Shroom2 isoform X6 yields the protein MERVERPSHPYPPGCLSPSRYHRSAEPLSGGGVSGGKSESAFSCLSSTSPPPEPALALTNTAATEGSVFYKGVQTQTSEVGRQGEQRHSRYLQLPQGDGGSESPRTVPEEQLGSHYSSSGSGRSHIGPVWHVPERRKVAAPPSPPPPPLRNDSFAATKVYPAYTEGPGAPPQALENSSYRARGNHISHNENGPDPRCSYNPPPHKDFFHPNIAAGAPDYNHNQLSNPNKLFSLSSQDVRQSQSPFACLPNHQRQYSDESTFYLQTRSAPHPPKPQSVGSYYHSLQELPTNRSNSRNHVRSSTTSLSTSTIDQNYDGGGHIRYYCITTKQPGQPETRVRQSKSEVWMADMELAKGSNDRGSTSSSHKTNNTTEERERRSEGQRPTEAQLRSSYSPSPPEDHKAAPLREDPWVSQENHKIFPQKTPMLHSLAQGSRSLAQEIRSPMLHSLAQESRSPMLHSLAQESRSPMLHSLAQESRSPMLHSLAQESRTPMLHSLAQESRILVEKIHSATAPPPPSNGGGDTNHAIQEALTNNTATGKLARRSDRYATTLRNEIQLKRAQLQKSRSAATLTCPSETEEPEEEADPRGWKCTSSDGSFSSSYKDHLKEAQARVLQATSFRRRDLEPPGSGSEAQLTKPNSHTVSRIGGRKRFPLNKRVHSFSEPDKINKLGVEGEGEHPVGTAQPFVDRQKIFEMAAKPAFCRPISTIHKSGQQSSSTTSSTLEHGEGKARGRAHSGESQEKHPDPLSPAGRQALLEQQRLGTFTEYQVTWNMQRKDSDTKTQGRYHSADDILDQGTEETPVSVHERSRSSPSQDFYTQKIPVPWRETVEILDHRQDQQGGSYTTRVQSESQEQPAQLHHFPQPPQQSIPRLTDTEPHSSRDVAAPAPAPLPLPHPSDHRYKCDSADPGHNLSAYPSNHTHSSVSEQPLPPPMAAPKPQNTGLIIMPQWPLLGLETPSATSSTYGLSPQEFLPGPYTHQAEPSSSSSCSSHGPELDPVPNQACSLGSTQLPSPSPGRTAGLGTEEGAADSTLEPPPSPSPHSPLFSYQPASLTVPSSGGTSSPSPQFAPQRLTDQPPVSVSVQDEAQSRPENRTNAVMEMSSVGKKVPVKIVHAESTTERESRQYLLHSERNGAPGVSEGPDFPPPLPTSLPSPEPQPYSLFRAYTPYTRHGPQSPPRDPTLPVAPEEALSPGRSQTNGPSGTAVMGPQQPQKSNSEEDVKREELARDIMDKDKSLVDILDQSKMKTTMDLMGGIFPQGEQILDGGHQRRKVSPKQCLPPRVTDDRREEGGMSAATGALVTSSTYYSTSAPKAEMLNKMKDMQEEELEEDSEDELDIDLASKKQELIDSLGKKLQVLREARENLQEDLHDNNSLGDEVEAVVQRVCKPNELDKFRMFVGDLDKVVSLLLSLSGRLARVENALNSLEEDTTPEEKRTLSEKRKLLIRQHEDAKELKENLDRRERLVYSIMAAHLSHESLADYQHFVKMKSALIIEQRKLEDKIKLGEEQLKCLLDSLLLEQRLLF from the exons ATGGAGAGAGTAGAGCGTCCCTCACACCCCTACCCACCAGGATGCCTCTCCCCCAGCAGGTACCACCGCAGCGCTGAGCCTCTCTCTGGGGGTGGAGTGTCTGGTGGGAAGAGCGAATCAGCTTTCAGCTGCCTGTCCTCTACCAGCCCTCCCCCGGAGCCTGCTCTGGCCCTCACCAACACTGCGGCGACTGAGGGCAGCGTGTTCTATAAGGGGGTCCAGACTCAGACCAGTGAGGTCGGAAGGCAGGGTGAGCAGCGCCACAGCCGGTACCTCCAGCTGCCCCAGGGGGACGGAGGCTCCGAGAGCCCCAGGACAGTCCCAGAGGAGCAGCTTGGCTCCCACTACTCCAGCTCAGGCTCTGGCAGATCGCACATAGGCCCTGTGTGGCACGTCccagagaggaggaaggtagcagcccccccctctcctcctcctccacccctgcGCAATGACAGCTTTGCTGCCACCAAGGTGTACCCTGCCTACACAGAGGGGCCTGGAGCTCCACCACAGGCCCTAGAGAACAGCAGCTACAGAGCCCGGGGCAACCATATCTCTCACAATGAGAATGGGCCAGACCCCAGGTGCAGTTACAACCCTCCACCTCACAAAGACTTCTTCCACCCAAACATAGCTGCAGGAGCACCTGACTACAACCACAACCAGCTCAGCAACCCAAACAAACTGTTCTCGCTGTCTAGCCAAGACGTGAGACAGAGTCAGTCTCCCTTCGCTTGCCTGCCCAACCACCAGCGGCAGTACAGCGACGAAAGCACTTTCTACCTGCAGACCAGATCCGCCCCACATCCACCGAAGCCGCAGAGCGTCGGAAGCTACTACCACAGCCTCCAGGAGCTCCCTACCAACCGGAGTAACAGTAGGAACCACGTGAGGTCCTCCACCACGTCCCTGTCCACCTCGACCATCGACCAGAACTATGACGGCGGAGGACACATCAGGTACTACTGCATCACAACCAAGCAGCCAGGCCAGCCAGAGACTCGTGTTAGACAGAGCAAATCAGAGGTCTGGATGGCTGACATGGAGCTAGCTAAGGGCTCAAACGACAGGGGCTCCACAAGTTCCTCCCACAAGACCAACAATAccactgaggagagggagaggaggagtgagggccAGAGACCTACAGAGGCCCAGCTTAGAAGCTCTTACTCTCCCAGTCCGCCCGAGGACCACAAGGCGGCACCGCTGAGAGAAGACCCGTGGGTCTCTCAGGAGAACCATAAGATCTTTCCTCAAAAGACACCCATGCTCCACAGTCTGGCTCAGGGGAGTAGAAGCCTAGCCCAGGAGATTAGGAGCCCAATGCTTCATTCTCTAGCCCAGGAGAGTAGGAGTCCAATGCTTCATTCTCTAGCCCAGGAGAGTAGGAGCCCAATGCTTCATTCTCTAGCCCAGGAGAGTAGGAGTCCAATGCTTCATTCTCTAGCCCAGGAGAGTAGGACCCCAATGCTTCATTCTCTAGCCCAGGAGAGTAGGATCCTGGTGGAGAAGATTCACTCTGCTacggcaccaccaccaccatccaacGGCGGGGGAGACACCAACCACGCCATACAGGAGGCTTTAACAAACAACACGGCAACGGGCAAACTGGCGAGACGCAGCGACCGATACGCCACCACCCTCCGCAACGAGATCCAGCTAAAGAGGGCCCAGCTGCAGAAAAGCCGGAGCGCTGCCACCCTGACCTGCCCCAGCGAGACGGAGGagccagaggaggaggcagacCCAAGGGGGTGGAAGTGCACCTCCTCCGACggctccttttcctcctcctacAAGGACCACCTCAAGGAGGCTCAGGCTAGGGTCCTCCAGGCCACGTCCTTTAGGAGGAGAGACCTAGAACCTCCCGGGTCAGGGTCGGAGGCTCAGTTAACCAAACCCAACTCACACACAGTCTCCCGCATTGGCGGCCGCAAGCGTTTCCCTCTGAACAAGAGGGTCCACTCATTCTCCGAGCCAGACAAGATCAACAAGCTGGgagtggagggtgagggagaacaTCCCGTTGGAACAGCACAGCCATTTGTAGATCGACAGAAGATCTTTGAAATGGCTGCTAAACCTGCCTTCTGCAGACCCATCTCAACCATCCACAAGTCAGGCCAGCAGAGCTCCAGCACCACCTCCAGCACTTTGGAGCACGGAGAGGGCAAGGCCAGAGGGAGAGCCCACTCAGGAGAATCTCAGGAGAAACACCCAGACCCCCTCAGCCCCGCAGGCAGACAGGCCCTACTGGAGCAGCAGAGGCTGGGGACCTTCACCGAGTACCAGGTCACCTGGAACATGCAGAGGAAGGATTCAGACACAAAGACCCAGGGGAGGTACCACTCTGCTGACGACATCCTGGACCAGGGAACAGAGGAGactcctgtctctgtccatgaGAGGTCCAGATCGTCTCCCTCACAAGACTTCTACACACAG AAGATCCCTGTGCCATGGAGAGAGACTGTTGAAATTCTGGACCATAGACAGGACCAGCAAGGAGGCAGTTACACCACCAG AGTTCAGAGCGAGAGCCAAGAGCAGCCAGCCCAGCTCCACCACTTCCCACAGCCTCCACAACAGTCTATTCCAAGACTGACCGACACAGAGCCACACAGCAGCAGAGACGTGGCCGCCCCCGCCCccgcccccctccctctccctcacccctctgaCCACAGATACAAATGTGACTCTGCGGACCCCGGCCACAACCTCTCTGCGTACCCTTCCAACCACACCCACAGCTCTGTGTCTGAGCAACCACTACCACCTCCAATGGCGGCTCCCAAGCCCCAGAATACAGGCCTCATCATCATGCCACAGTGGCCTCTCCTAGGCCTGGAAACCCCCTCAGCCACATCCTCCACCTACGGACTGTCTCCCCAGGAATTCCTGCCTGGCCCTTACACCCATCAGGCTGAACCATCATCCAGCAGCAGCTGTTCCTCCCATGGCCCAGAGCTGGATCCTGTCCCAAACCAAGCCTGCTCCTTGGGCTCCACCcagctcccctctccctcccctgggaGAACCGCTGGACTGGGCACGGAGGAGGGAGCAGCTGATTCAACACTAGAGCcgccaccctccccctctccccactctcctttATTCTCCTACCAGCCTGCCAGTCTGACGGTTCCCTCCTCAGGTGGGACTagttctccctctcctcagtttgctccacagaggctgacggaccagccccctgtctctgtgtctgtgcagGATGAAGCCCAGAGCAG GCCAGAGAACAGGACCAACGCTGTGATGGAGATGAGCAGTGTAGGGAAGAAGGTCCCTGTGAAGATCGTCCATGCTGAGAGcaccacagagagggagagccgCCAGTACCTGCTGCACAGCGAGAGAAATGGGGCCCCTGGAGTTTCAGAGGGGCCCGACTTTCCCCCGCCCTTACCGACCAGCCTGCCCTCCCCTGAGCCGCAGCCCTACTCCCTGTTCCGTGCCTATACCCCCTACACACGCCATGGGCCCCAGAGTCCCCCGAGGGACCCAACCCTCCCTGTAGCCCCAGAAGAGGCCCTGTCCCCTGGGCGGTCTCAGACCAACGGTCCCTCCGGTACCGCCGTCATGGGTCCCCAGCAGCCTCAGAAGAGTAATTCGGAGGAAGATGTGAAGAGAGAGGAGCTGGCCAGAGACATCATGGACAAGGATAAGTCCCTGGTGGACATCTTGGACCAGAGTAAGATGAAGACCACCATGGATCTGATGGGGGGGATCTTCCCCCAGGGGGAGCAGATCTTGGATGGGGGGCACCAGAGGAGGAAAGTCTCCCCCAAACAGTGTTTGCCGCCCAGGGTCACGGATGACAG gagagaggaggggggcatgTCTGCTGCCACAGGGGCCCTGGTGACCAGCTCCACCTACTACAGTACATCTGCCCCCAAGGCTGAGATGCTCAACAAGATGAAGGACATGCAGGAAGAGGAGCTGGAGGAAGACTCCGAGGACGAACTGGACATCGACCTGGCCAGCAAGAAG CAAGAGCTGATTGACAGCCTGGGTAAGAAGCTGCAGGTGCTGCGCGAGGCCAGGGAGAACCTTCAGGAGGACCTCCACGATAACAACTCTCTGGGGGACGAGGTGGAGGCCGTGGTGCAGAGGGTCTGCAAGCCCAACGAGCTGGACAAGTTCAGGATGTTCGTGGGAGATCTGGACAAGGTGGTCAGTTTGCTGCTCTCCCTGTCCGGCCGACTGGCCAGGGTGGAGAACGCGCTCAACAGTCTGGAGGAAGACACCACACCGGAAGAgaag cgCACCCTGTCAGAGAAGAGGAAGCTGTTGATCAGACAACACGAAGACGCCAAAGAGCTCAAGGAGAACCTTGACCGGCGGGAGCGCCTGGTTTACAGCATCATGGCTGCTCACCTCAGCCACGAGAGCCTGGCAGACTACCAGCACTTTGTCAAGATGAAGTCAGCCCTCATCATCGAGCAGCGCAAGCTGGAAGACAAGATCAAACTGGGAGAGGAGCAGCTGAAATGTCTGCTGGATAGTTTATTGTTGGagcagaggctgctgttctga